The following are encoded together in the Natator depressus isolate rNatDep1 chromosome 10, rNatDep2.hap1, whole genome shotgun sequence genome:
- the ITPRIPL2 gene encoding LOW QUALITY PROTEIN: inositol 1,4,5-trisphosphate receptor-interacting protein-like 2 (The sequence of the model RefSeq protein was modified relative to this genomic sequence to represent the inferred CDS: inserted 3 bases in 2 codons), which translates to MTRPLFPSEEEASELVTVGGRRAGLRKHNSRGEGAVSACPGTGGRSRRGEGGWVXVLGREAGGGRRLAGWAHPRGWSGTRRRRRLAGRTPGAGAGLGEGGGXGWLAVPALELGVVEEHSVGGAGNPGAAGVVGLGQPAGGCPCRLPELGEAGEWGGGRPLHAEAGGRCRSRYHGLSSHRTMTVYTLNLRVFWPLVTCLGTALICLYQAVRSRAGAPDSDSAPDSGSVPLLKGSALLLLGFLLLRYCASRSGGGECGQRPRAARGPEAPPSSAARRSLLESFYEQQLRLSPHVLGHSKAHVSRIVGELVRAAKAQGLQPASLTPTLRGDFVQIGSAYEQHKVRSPDCFDILVPLRLPPRLELEPRCLGAEEPGLAPELRSAFTCALKAPQGAAWPRGYRPFSEGFCVEVQGRRYLSSALVLRWFQGHLQRCLGAVIYRLQERCRISLAACPGRQLTLHILPRSDYVCCHISMAVRLIPAIPLGDSLYLIALQPGARKAQPGAACPLQALWGLNVAKQEQRLLSWLKEQTPANSCHLKCLQILKGLRDLRGRGLEQPFGAQWSRVLSSYILKTALFSLLLRGPWQAWEEQFLAERLEDLVLYLRDCLQKRVLMHFFLGNASVPEAVPVPKLLKEAAPVNLLAAFDAPTLDLAAFQLLNTWNQAPKIIRLYSNPRYLRKSPTSCKHITDTGQESQSN; encoded by the exons ATGACGCGGCCTCTTTTCCCCTCGGAAGAGGAAGCTTCGGAGCTAGTAACGGTTGGGGGGAGAAGGGCTGGACTAAGGAAGCACAACAGCAGGGGCGAGGGGGCGGTGAGTGCGTGTCCCGGGACAGGAGGCCGAAGCAGGCGGGGGGAAGGCGGCTGGG GCGTCCTGGGACGGGAGGCAGGCGGGGGAAggcggctggctggctgggcgCACCCCAGGGGCTGGAGCGGGACTCGGAGAAGGAGGCGGCTGGCTGGGCGCACCCCAGGGGCTGGAGCGGGACTCGGAGAAGGAggcgg tggctggctggctgtcccgGCGCTGGAGCTGGGAGTGGTGGAAGAGCACTCGGTGGGAGGAGCTGGCAATCCGGGAGCCGCAGGGGTAGTGGGTCTAGGGCAGCCTGCAGGGGGGTGCCCGTGCCGACTCCcggagctgggggaggctggTGAGTGGGGTGGCGGGCGCCCCCTGCATGCGGAGGCCGGGGGGCGCTGCCGCAGCCGGTACCATGGGCTGAGCTCCCACCGCACCATGACCGTCTACACCCTGAACCTGCGCGTCTTCTGGCCGCTGGTGACTTGCCTGGGCACGGCCCTCATCTGCCTCTACCAGGCCGTGCGAAGCCGGGCGGGCGCCCCGGACTCGGACAGCGCCCCGGACTCGGGCTCTGTCCCGCTGCTCAAGGGCtccgcgctgctgctgctgggcttcctgCTGCTCCGCTACTGCGCCTCCCGCAGCGGCGGCGGGGAGTGCGGCCAGCGGCCCCGAGCCGCCCGCGGCCCCGAGGCGCCGCCGAGCAGCGCCGCCCGCCGGAGCCTGCTGGAGAGCTTCTACGAGCAGCAGCTGCGCCTCTCCCCGCACGTGCTGGGCCACAGCAAGGCGCACGTGAGCCGCATCGTGGGCGAGCTGGTGCGGGCGGCCAAGGCGCAGGGGCTGCAGCCGgcctccctgacccccaccctgcgcgGGGACTTCGTGCAGATCGGCAGCGCCTACGAGCAGCACAAGGTCCGCAGCCCGGACTGCTTCGACATCCTGGTGCCGCTGCGGCTGCCGCCGCGCCTGGAGCTGGAGCCCCGCTGCCTGGGCGCCGAGGAGCCGGGGCTGGCCCCGGAGCTGCGCAGCGCCTTCACCTGCGCCCTGAAGGCCCCGCAAGGGGCCGCCTGGCCCCGGGGCTACCGGCCCTTCAGCGAGGGCTTCTGCGTGGAGGTGCAGGGCCGGCGCTACCTGTCCTCGGCCCTGGTGCTGCGCTGGTTCCAGGGCCACCTGCAGCGGTGCCTGGGCGCCGTGATCTACCGGCTGCAGGAGCGCTGCCGCATCAGCCTGGCCGCCTGCCCGGGCCGCCAGCTCACCCTGCACATCCTGCCGCGCTCGGACTACGTCTGCTGCCACATCTCCATGGCCGTGCGCCTCATCCCCGCCATCCCGCTGGGGGACTCGCTCTATCTCATCGCCCTGCAGCCCGGCGCCAGGAAAGCCCAGCCCGGcgctgcctgccccctgcaggcCCTCTGGGGGCTCAACGTCGCCAAGCAGGAGCAGCGGCTGCTGAGCTGGCTCAAGGAGCAGACCCCGGCCAACTCCTGCCACCTCAAGTGCCTGCAGATCCTCAAGGGGCTGCGGGACCTGCGCGGCCGGGGCTTGGAGCAGCCCTTCGGCGCCCAGTGGAGCCGCGTCCTCTCCTCCTACATCCTCAAGACGGCGCTCTTCTCCTTGTTGCTCCGGGGgccctggcaagcctgggaggagcAGTTCCTGGCGGAGCGGCTGGAGGATCTGGTGCTGTACCTCAGGGACTGCCTGCAGAAGCGGGTGCTGATGCATTTCTTCCTGGGCAACGCCAGCGTCCCCGAGGCAGTGCCGGTGCCGAAGCTGCTGAAGGAAGCTGCCCCCGTCAATCTGCTGGCTGCCTTTGACGCCCCTACTCTAGACTTGGCTGCCTTCCAGCTGCTGAACACCTGGAACCAGGCTCCTAAGATCATCCGACTGTACAGTAACCCAAGGTACTTGAGGAAGAGCCCCACGTCGTGTAAGCACATCACCGACACCGGTCAAGAGTCCCAAAGCAACTGA